The Metabacillus sediminilitoris genome window below encodes:
- a CDS encoding DinB family protein, translating into MILDVRGEPEMEPVVGMLYSMVKGNYNRLKSIVAGMTQDELDYKGPNQKYNSTAQLLRHLAYVDLNWVFRIKGEDMPLELEAKYGPMLNENNQIPQINGISLEILINDYDEIIDMIKYLCYELTDKQLNQTVDYENGKEATIRWGIWHIADHNRYHQAHVNQLRKWFSQR; encoded by the coding sequence ATGATTTTAGATGTAAGAGGCGAGCCTGAAATGGAACCTGTTGTAGGAATGCTTTACTCAATGGTGAAGGGGAATTATAATCGGTTAAAATCGATTGTTGCTGGTATGACACAGGATGAATTAGATTATAAAGGTCCTAATCAAAAATACAACAGTACTGCACAATTACTAAGGCATTTAGCTTACGTGGATCTCAACTGGGTGTTTCGAATAAAGGGGGAGGATATGCCCTTAGAACTTGAAGCGAAATACGGTCCAATGTTAAATGAAAACAACCAAATACCGCAAATTAATGGTATTTCTCTAGAGATTCTTATTAATGATTATGATGAAATTATAGACATGATTAAATATTTATGCTACGAGTTAACAGATAAACAATTAAATCAAACAGTTGATTATGAAAATGGAAAAGAAGCTACTATCAGATGGGGGATCTGGCATATAGCAGACCATAATAGGTATCATCAAGCACATGTTAACCAACTTCGAAAATGGTTTAGCCAAAGATAA
- a CDS encoding DMT family transporter, translating into MKNTLLGSIYLALAASIWGGMYVVVKVVVSVIPPLELVWMRYLVAIIALLIIGLVKKQSWRIHRRDILLISIIGIVGNTISIVTQEIGTNLSTAQMGAIITSSTPAFMVLFARLLLNERLNLKKCLSVGLATSGVFLIVGNGQIDMSNQLGGISLLIAALTWALMSVLLKRVPSHYSPIVVTTYSILVAIIILTPFVLGRLDEINFSQLTHPSIWGGILYLGIVSTACAFILWNRGLQLLNASSGGLFFFFQPLVGTILGWLLLGENIGGTFWIGSILILSGVLLVIREEK; encoded by the coding sequence ATGAAAAACACTTTGTTAGGTTCGATCTATTTGGCTTTAGCCGCCAGTATTTGGGGTGGTATGTACGTTGTTGTTAAGGTTGTCGTATCAGTTATACCGCCATTAGAACTTGTTTGGATGCGATATTTAGTAGCTATTATCGCTTTGCTCATTATTGGCTTGGTAAAAAAACAGTCATGGCGGATTCATAGACGTGATATCTTATTGATTAGCATTATTGGGATAGTTGGTAATACGATTTCGATTGTAACTCAAGAAATAGGTACGAACCTGTCTACGGCACAAATGGGAGCAATCATTACTTCTTCAACACCGGCATTTATGGTTCTTTTTGCGAGGCTATTGCTTAACGAACGGTTGAACCTTAAAAAGTGCCTATCTGTTGGTTTAGCTACATCTGGAGTATTCCTTATTGTTGGAAACGGTCAAATTGACATGTCCAACCAACTAGGTGGAATTTCGCTGCTTATTGCAGCATTAACATGGGCACTGATGTCTGTACTTTTAAAACGTGTTCCAAGTCATTATTCTCCAATTGTTGTGACAACTTACTCAATTTTAGTTGCCATCATTATTCTGACTCCTTTTGTATTGGGACGTTTAGATGAAATTAATTTCTCTCAACTAACTCATCCGTCAATTTGGGGTGGAATTTTATATTTGGGAATCGTTTCAACTGCCTGTGCATTTATCCTTTGGAATCGTGGATTACAATTGCTGAATGCTTCAAGTGGAGGTTTATTTTTCTTTTTTCAACCTTTAGTTGGAACAATACTTGGATGGCTTTTGTTAGGAGAAAACATAGGTGGAACGTTTTGGATAGGTTCAATCTTAATTCTTAGTGGAGTTTTGCTGGTTATTAGGGAAGAAAAGTAG